The DNA window CTTTGATTTATTTTGGGGTTTATACTAAACAAAATTTTTTATATTATGTGATATTCATAATTATTTTTCTTTTTTCGCAAGTATTTCCCATGACCGTGGTTTTACTCTATACTTTGTTCACTTCAAGATTATTAAAAAAATCTAATAGACGAGAACTTCTATTGTATTTATCAACAATTTTTCTTATGGTTATCTTTGGTTTATATTTGTTTTTATCTGGGTCAAATTTTTCAATAAATATGCAAAATAGCAACGAAATACCCAATATTTCTATCAATCCTGATAGCGTCATTACTAGGTTAGCAAGGATTTATCCCCCCGCTTTTTTAGCTGTAAAATCTTTAACTAGTGGCATTTTTTTAAATTTAGTATGGCTTTTATTGTTCCTTGGTTTCCATTTATCCCTATTAATTTTAACGTTGTATATTGGTGAAAAGTTATACTTTTCTAATTATTCTTCCTTGATAGAATCAAAACCTTTAATTAGAAAATCTAAAACTCAAGAAAATTATAACTTCTTCAACAAAGAATCAACTTTAGAAAAAGCTTTATTAAAAAGGGAGTGGTTGTATTTTTTGAAAACGCCTTCATTTTCAGTCAATGGATTTGCTAATGTTTTAGCTTTTCCTATAATATTGATAGTCTTTGGTATTATATTCAATAATGTGGAACTAGGCTTAAGTAGGGAAATAATCAGCACGATATTACAATACAAATTATTCATTGTTGGTTTTGTTGCAACCTTAGCTTCGTCTATAAACGGTCTTTCTTATTCATGTTTTTCAAGAGAAGGAAATTTGATAAAAGAACTGAAAATAATACCAGTGAATGTAGATCAAATTTTGAGGGTCAAAATTAAACATATTATGCAAATAAGCTCTTTAGGTTTTGTTTCTGGTTTAATTATTGGTACGTTTCTTTTTAAACTAGATCTTTACGAGTTTTGCGGAGCCATGATTTTATCGATTATTTTCAATTTATTTCTAAATATAATTCAAATGATTATTGATGCTTCAAAACCATACTTAAACTGGGATAATCCACAGAAGGCAATGAAACAAAATATAAATGGTTTGCTTGCTATATTGTTGGTTTTTGGAGTTGTAGGAATCGTAGGGTTCTTGATATATAAATTGGTTCCATTATTCAATCAGTATCTTATTTTCATCATTCTAAACTTCATATTCTTGATTTTTAGCTTAATACTATGGAGATATTTAAAAAGGAAAACCGTTCAACTCCTAAGTAGAGAATTATGAATAGTAAATTTTAAAAAAGCAAAAGACGTGATCAAAACCCCATTATCGCTGTTACAGCAAATACAATTATGAAAGAAATAAGAGTTGTAAGACTCACGAAACTGCTAGCGAGTTCGGAGTCATAGTTGTTTTTTACCGAATAAACGATCGCCATCATTGCACTTGGTAGCAATGGGGAAAGAAAAAGAGAAATTCTTTGCAGTTCTGTACTTACAGGGATTAGTAAAGTGAATAACGAAACTATAAGCCCCAATAAATACTTTGTGGTTACAGAAATCGTTAAGATCCTTCTGTGAACTTTTAGAGATACTATATTGAAATAAAAACCTACTAAAAACATTATCAAAAAATTATTGGCATCTTTTATAACCATCATAGGTGAAAGTACGAATTCAGGTAAATTAACGCCGTTTAGGAGAAAAGCTAAAATTAAAGCTATAAAAGGAGGAAATTCTAATAAGTCTACAATATGGAATTTGCCTCCTTTTCCTTCAGCAACAGATTTGCCAACCCCAAATACTATAAAACTGTTTCCTAAGTCGTAAAGTGCAAAGTAAGTTATTGATTCAATACCCCATAACATTTCTGCCAAAGGGTACATGAAAAGGCCAATGTTCACTCCACAAAAGGCTAATAGTATTACGGTACTTATTTTTACATCTTCGATTTTTAAAGTTCTTAATAAAAATTTCCCACCCCAAAAGATCAGCAAACTACCTAAAAAGCCTATCAGAACAAAAAATAATTTAGATAAATCTATTTGAGATGAAGTTATACCTATGAATACAGTCATGGGAAGAGTAAAATTGATTATCAAAGTTGTTAGGATATCACCTGTGTTTTTCGGCAAAAACCTTTTGGATATGTTTCCTATGGTTGCTATTATTACAAAGTTTATAAGTGCTGTCAATGACTTACTCCCCTTTTATTGGTAAAAATGTCTATTTTAGAAATTCTAAAGGTAGTTCCATTCTCACGGTTTTTAAAGGATCAACAACTTGGCAAATTTGAAGATTTCCAGCAGCGCTTAGTAAGAACATAGCTTGTTCTTTACTGAGTTTATATTCTTCGGTCAAAAAATGTACCATGTTTTTTGTTGCTGTAATTGAAGCTTCATCTAAAGATGGGTTTGAAGCTAATGTATAAATATTTTTTTCAGTTTTCACCATAGGCAATTTCCAATTTTTATCTTTTATTATATTGAATGAAACGGATACTTCAGTGGGGATTTCCACACCTGTCACGCAAACTTCCCCAT is part of the Petrotoga sibirica DSM 13575 genome and encodes:
- a CDS encoding putative ABC transporter permease subunit codes for the protein MKVKRLISLILIKLNQHYGISKTKYSIKRNKSDLITFIVIFCALVTTVVAYSFPYLNMLKNTLETYTILNIQPLFLANYFVLAGFFGFFLGAFLLIGELFINKDMKFLLTLPLKPYEVILGKLSVILSDQMFISLILLLPSLIYFGVYTKQNFLYYVIFIIIFLFSQVFPMTVVLLYTLFTSRLLKKSNRRELLLYLSTIFLMVIFGLYLFLSGSNFSINMQNSNEIPNISINPDSVITRLARIYPPAFLAVKSLTSGIFLNLVWLLLFLGFHLSLLILTLYIGEKLYFSNYSSLIESKPLIRKSKTQENYNFFNKESTLEKALLKREWLYFLKTPSFSVNGFANVLAFPIILIVFGIIFNNVELGLSREIISTILQYKLFIVGFVATLASSINGLSYSCFSREGNLIKELKIIPVNVDQILRVKIKHIMQISSLGFVSGLIIGTFLFKLDLYEFCGAMILSIIFNLFLNIIQMIIDASKPYLNWDNPQKAMKQNINGLLAILLVFGVVGIVGFLIYKLVPLFNQYLIFIILNFIFLIFSLILWRYLKRKTVQLLSREL
- a CDS encoding AEC family transporter translates to MTALINFVIIATIGNISKRFLPKNTGDILTTLIINFTLPMTVFIGITSSQIDLSKLFFVLIGFLGSLLIFWGGKFLLRTLKIEDVKISTVILLAFCGVNIGLFMYPLAEMLWGIESITYFALYDLGNSFIVFGVGKSVAEGKGGKFHIVDLLEFPPFIALILAFLLNGVNLPEFVLSPMMVIKDANNFLIMFLVGFYFNIVSLKVHRRILTISVTTKYLLGLIVSLFTLLIPVSTELQRISLFLSPLLPSAMMAIVYSVKNNYDSELASSFVSLTTLISFIIVFAVTAIMGF